The Fervidibacillus albus genome contains a region encoding:
- a CDS encoding RsfA family transcriptional regulator encodes MTAMRQDAWTKDEDLLLAEVVLRHIREGSTQLKAFEEVGKKLNRTAAACGFRWNSTVRKQYKSGIELAKRQRKVGKRSTDQKSSKPDPHSEVHTEKSVSLEEVIQFLQDMQKKEHLFTDSFEHMQSNYEKKFVSMETRVKELERENEQLVKENKQLKDEYVTLLAIMEKARKLAKTEEEHDEMNDEKNREAEQSVHEDEHSNEE; translated from the coding sequence ATGACGGCTATGCGACAAGACGCCTGGACCAAGGATGAAGATCTATTGCTTGCGGAAGTCGTTTTAAGACATATTCGAGAAGGGAGCACCCAATTAAAAGCGTTTGAAGAGGTAGGGAAAAAATTAAACCGGACGGCGGCTGCCTGCGGTTTCAGATGGAACTCTACCGTTCGCAAACAATACAAATCCGGAATCGAATTAGCGAAAAGGCAACGGAAGGTAGGGAAAAGGTCGACCGATCAAAAAAGCAGCAAACCGGATCCTCATTCAGAAGTTCATACAGAAAAATCAGTTTCTTTAGAAGAGGTTATTCAATTTTTACAAGACATGCAGAAAAAAGAGCATCTATTCACTGATTCGTTCGAACATATGCAATCGAATTATGAAAAGAAATTTGTATCGATGGAAACCCGAGTGAAAGAGTTGGAGCGAGAAAACGAACAGTTGGTGAAGGAGAATAAACAACTAAAAGATGAATACGTGACCCTTTTGGCCATAATGGAAAAGGCGAGGAAACTGGCGAAAACGGAAGAGGAACATGACGAAATGAACGATGAAAAGAATCGAGAAGCAGAACAGTCGGTCCATGAAGATGAACATTCAAATGAAGAATAG
- a CDS encoding acetyl-CoA carboxylase biotin carboxyl carrier protein subunit, giving the protein MLRANFIRKMMGGMGMGKVEAKMAGTISKIHVSPGDVIEVGQPVVTLESMKMEIPVESDIAGTVQEVRVQEGDFVNEGDVLVTLQ; this is encoded by the coding sequence ATGTTACGGGCAAATTTTATACGAAAAATGATGGGAGGAATGGGCATGGGTAAGGTAGAAGCGAAAATGGCCGGAACGATATCGAAAATTCACGTGTCTCCCGGTGATGTTATTGAAGTTGGTCAACCGGTCGTAACGTTGGAATCGATGAAAATGGAAATTCCCGTGGAAAGTGATATAGCGGGAACGGTGCAAGAGGTACGGGTGCAAGAGGGCGATTTCGTCAACGAAGGGGATGTGCTCGTCACATTACAATAA
- a CDS encoding acyl-CoA carboxylase subunit beta, translating into MEVNISKLRAMRNKIYHGGDEKYHVKQKKQKKLFVRKRLERFFDDGKYEEDGIFANVQSGDLPADGVVTAIGKVKGRTVCVMANDSTVKAGSWGKRTVEKIIRIQEVAMKLKVPMFYFVDSAGARITDQLEMFPNRRGAGRIFHNEVKMSGMVPQICVLFGPSAAGGAYIPAFCDIVIMVDQNASMYLGSPRMAEKVIGEKVSLEEMGGARMHCTVSGCGDYLAHSEEEALELAKTYIEYFPQNYETFTETIASKEPRLKRDLNELIPTNQNAPFDMYKCIDALIDDGSFFEIKKLFAPEIITGLARIGGRVVGIVANQPNVKGGVLFVDSADKASRFITLCDAFNIPLLFLADVPGFMIGTKVERAGIIRHGAKMIAAMSSATVPKISVIIRKAYGAGLYAMAGPAFEPDVCIALPMAQIAVMGPEAAVNAVYSNKINEIEDSIERKMFIEEKEKEYREHIDIYKLASELIVDEIVEPNELRSVLIKRFSYYETKRHCFSERKHPVYPV; encoded by the coding sequence ATGGAAGTCAACATTTCAAAGTTACGAGCGATGCGGAACAAAATTTATCACGGTGGGGATGAAAAATACCATGTAAAACAAAAGAAACAAAAGAAATTATTCGTCCGAAAACGGTTAGAACGGTTTTTTGACGACGGGAAATATGAGGAAGACGGGATATTCGCAAATGTCCAAAGTGGGGATTTACCTGCCGATGGAGTCGTTACGGCAATTGGAAAGGTAAAGGGAAGAACAGTTTGTGTGATGGCTAATGATTCGACGGTAAAGGCTGGGTCATGGGGAAAGAGGACAGTAGAGAAAATTATTCGGATACAGGAAGTGGCGATGAAATTAAAAGTTCCGATGTTTTATTTCGTCGATTCTGCCGGCGCGCGAATTACCGATCAATTGGAAATGTTTCCGAATCGACGGGGAGCGGGACGAATCTTCCATAACGAAGTGAAAATGAGTGGAATGGTTCCACAAATTTGCGTCCTTTTCGGCCCTTCTGCTGCCGGAGGGGCATACATCCCTGCCTTTTGCGATATCGTCATTATGGTGGATCAAAATGCTTCCATGTATCTCGGTTCACCGCGAATGGCTGAAAAGGTCATCGGTGAAAAAGTATCTTTGGAAGAAATGGGTGGGGCGCGAATGCATTGCACAGTGAGCGGTTGTGGCGACTATTTAGCTCATTCTGAAGAAGAGGCGTTGGAGTTAGCAAAAACATATATCGAATATTTTCCGCAAAATTATGAAACGTTTACGGAAACGATTGCATCAAAAGAACCGAGGCTTAAAAGGGACTTAAATGAATTAATTCCTACCAATCAAAATGCACCCTTTGATATGTATAAATGTATCGATGCGTTAATTGATGACGGCAGTTTTTTTGAAATTAAAAAATTATTTGCTCCTGAAATTATTACCGGTTTAGCGAGAATCGGTGGTCGGGTCGTTGGCATCGTAGCGAATCAGCCGAATGTGAAAGGAGGCGTTTTGTTCGTCGATTCGGCGGATAAAGCGTCCAGATTCATCACCCTTTGCGATGCTTTCAATATCCCCCTTCTATTTTTGGCTGACGTTCCGGGATTTATGATTGGGACGAAGGTGGAACGTGCGGGGATTATTCGGCACGGCGCAAAAATGATCGCAGCGATGAGTTCGGCCACCGTTCCAAAGATTTCTGTTATTATACGAAAGGCGTACGGGGCAGGACTATATGCGATGGCAGGACCGGCTTTTGAACCGGACGTCTGCATCGCTTTGCCAATGGCGCAAATCGCGGTAATGGGACCGGAGGCAGCTGTAAATGCCGTATATTCGAACAAAATTAATGAAATTGAAGATTCCATTGAGCGAAAAATGTTCATCGAAGAAAAGGAGAAGGAATACCGGGAACATATCGATATATACAAACTGGCATCGGAATTAATCGTCGATGAAATAGTCGAACCGAATGAACTACGGTCTGTTTTAATCAAACGGTTTTCCTATTATGAAACGAAACGACATTGTTTTAGCGAAAGAAAACACCCGGTATATCCCGTTTAA